In Frankiaceae bacterium, one DNA window encodes the following:
- a CDS encoding HAMP domain-containing sensor histidine kinase, with translation MSDERERRREVNDLMRHDMRTRVGIGKGYITMLLAHYDRMSPEQRAAALHGIDDAFDRLDEFSRRVLMDEKLEVLGPVAQRGEVPVAAVLRPVVAAYPGVVVETAPDVPETAYADPVMVRELLDNLLANAVTAAPPDTPVTLRVSGALRFEVRDAGDTITEADVPVLFERYGRTEHSRRTQAPGLGLGLSIVRRMVEAHGGTYGVDLGDGTTFWVELPVSPNGVLSPE, from the coding sequence GTGAGCGACGAGCGGGAGCGGCGGCGCGAGGTCAACGACCTCATGCGCCACGACATGCGCACCCGCGTCGGCATCGGCAAGGGCTACATCACGATGCTGCTCGCCCACTACGACCGCATGTCGCCGGAGCAGCGCGCCGCGGCGCTGCACGGGATCGACGACGCGTTCGACCGGCTGGACGAGTTCAGCCGCCGGGTGCTCATGGACGAGAAGCTCGAGGTGCTCGGCCCCGTCGCGCAGCGCGGCGAGGTGCCGGTCGCGGCGGTGCTGAGGCCGGTCGTGGCGGCGTACCCGGGCGTGGTCGTGGAGACGGCGCCCGACGTGCCGGAGACGGCGTACGCCGACCCGGTCATGGTGCGGGAGCTGCTCGACAACCTCCTCGCCAACGCCGTGACCGCCGCCCCGCCGGACACGCCGGTGACGCTGCGGGTGTCGGGCGCGCTGCGCTTCGAGGTACGCGACGCCGGCGACACGATCACCGAGGCCGACGTGCCGGTGCTGTTCGAGCGGTACGGCCGCACCGAGCACAGCCGCCGTACGCAGGCCCCCGGGCTCGGGCTCGGCCTGTCGATCGTGCGCCGCATGGTGGAGGCGCACGGCGGGACGTACGGCGTGGACCTCGGCGACGGCACGACCTTTTGGGTGGAATTGCCCGTATCCCCGAACGGCGTTCTGTCGCCTGAGTGA